TAAATACTATCTGGATATCTATCTAGTCATTATTAAACTTGGAGAATTTGAGAATTAGTTATTCAAAAGTTACATCATTATGTTTTAGAAAGACGACTTCAAGGTGAGAGTTGAAGTGTATAAAAGTCGTAACATCCTATTTTATCACAtttaataactataatatatatatatatatatataatattaaaataaatatataaacatagacaaaaaaaaaataaaaaataaataaatatatatatatatatatatatatataactatctcatattatcttaaaatatatttatcttcacaaagtgttggagatcccacatcgacgattagagcctttcattgtatataagtgggtgcaaacctcaaccctatgagccggttttatggggttgagttaggcttaaagttcacttcgtaatatggtatcagagccatttcgagcctatcctagcgagtgttttccgattttatggggttgagttactTCGTAATACaaagattttaatatttacatacacataaaataaaacacaaaagaaaataatCATCTCCATCTTCCTATTGTGTAGTTCTCTCACCTGCAACATCATCTCCTCTCGTGTAAACTCACACAATCATtacatattaaagaaaaatattcataaaCAAACTACGATAAACtatctatttttaatataaatttaacttttaatcaACAAACATCATTCACATTACTCATGTTAGACTTCTACTCCACATACTTAGACACTTAACTATACTTTCGAAAGACTCGTGCATTGTCTTAGACTCAAAGATTTGCACCTATCATACTACCTCACTGTGAATCCACACAGTTATgcgcataaataatctcaatatcatatcaCCTAGTATGACAAGGTTAATTCATATATGACCTGAAAGGCCATGTTATATTTCAAACCAAAGCCAAAATCATATGAATCTCCTTTGACTTTCAACACATGATAATCTTCATCTATACGATTCTAATAGAGGAGAGTCATGATACGTCCTTTTAGACGAATTCCTAGTCAATGCACGTCTtaaacaatctcaacacgatattttctttcttaaaaatactatgttttgatTAAGATTCATAATTCACATTTCACAATATCAAAAATTACACAATTAAATTATACAAAAACTTTGAATTTTAAAACACACACAAAATTCATTAAAGAATCacataaatatctaattaaaggatttttaaattaaatatacataacataaaattttacataagttgtaattaaaaattataaaacatagGCTTGTTTGAACGAAAATCTCTTCATTTGAGCAAAATTGAGTATGGAACTCACTATCTCAtactcgcttgagcgagaatatTTCACTCAAGCCAAAATACCTTGAGCGAGATAAGCAGGTTAAAACTGTATAAAACTATTAAAGATTTAAGTtttcaacaaattattttcataatcaaACATATTAAACAAAAAACAATGATAATTCCTTGCTCAGAGATGGATAGTAATTCTACTAAAGCTAATATGTAAATTTGTAATACcatctatatatatattcaacatCTCTATCAGCTCTAATCGTCAAATTGGTGAGTGAGGAGATTAGAATTTTAGAGAGAATgcagagaaaagaaaaatgaaacttctagagagatgattgttcttttaaaatgaaacttgaataactgaattttctatttatatactcttttcattttaataataaaatattcatatgtcatttaaaatataacacTTCTATTCTaagattattttctaaattcttaGAATGGTTTCCAATAACGATTTTGATGTTattaaaaaccttttttttttttttttactttaggcAACACTCAACTAGAAcacatttatataaccattgtttaaacataaaaaagacAACAATTTTATAAGTGTGGTTAAGAACTACTATGACATAGTTTCTAAAATCGTTACTTATTTATATCACATTTTTTAAGTGTTGTCTTTACAACGTGTGAGCTAAACAATAAATTTGTGACTTAAAAATGCACACACATAAAAGTGGAAAAGACAAAATTTTTATCAAATGTGATCCAAACCTAAATGAAATAGTTAAAAAATCGTTGCCTAAAGTTTATGATAATGTTgtctatctttttttatttatttataaatatgatcCAAAATGATAAATCCTCATTTTTTTCACCTTTCATTCGTCCTGTGAGATTGAAACAGTGTTAAGATATCTGTATGAACAAACCAAACACGTATTCCTTGAAGCATGAATTCTCATCTTATAACTAAACAGTGATTTAAACATATCCTCAGTGACATTTAGAGTACGAATTCTCTGAAGCAGTTACAATCTTGGGTgccagaaaaagaaaaaaatgaaaaagaaagaatgaaTTATCTTTTACAAGCTCCAGCGAGGAAGTAAACAATGCAAGTAAAAAGATGATAAATATCCATTTTGCTGACTATGATAAAGCTTATTGTAACGTTGAAGATATAGCAACTAAGACGAAGAAGCAGAGCCTGATGAGTGGTTATGATTCTTACAATACTTGACGCTACTTTCGTCCATTTTTTCCAGCATATAGTGTCCCAAAGAGTGCGTTGTCTCCACCAAATTTTCCTTGCACAGAAACTCGTTCCCACAAACCCTTTCCACTTTCCCTGAGAAGTCATGCACAAACACATGCGTCTTCGGGTTCCCACTCTTCTTGCTCCGGGCAAGCACGCCGGCGGTGAAGATAGGCGACATTCTGCCGGGAGCGTCCGGCCAGTCACCTCTTGGACCGTCCACCAATATCACATCCCAATCCACTTCATAGACGTGGTTGGGAAGATCGTTCAGTCCTAACTTGCACTCCGAAAACAGAAGATTCTGCACTGGCCTGCACTCGTTTCCCGCCTGTTCTTTGGCCGAAGCTATCAGCTCCTTCATCTCGCTCCTTTTGGTCGTGTATTGCACGTCGTAGGCATCGATTTCGGGGTGCTTTTCTTCGAAGTATGCGGCGTAGTACCGGTTTTCGTCGATGAAAACCGTTCTTCCGTTGTGGTTGAGGGCTTTCCAGAGGAGGGTCTCTGGGGTGAGGCCGAAGACGAGGAAGTTGCATGGTGATGGGCACTTTCGGAGCACGTCAGAGATGGTTTTGAGATCCGAGTGGGACATGTGGTACGTGTCATTGGATTTTGAGGCGTAGTGGAGGAGGGTGTTGATGACGGAGGAAGGCAACGGGGTGTTGGTGAAAGTAGATAAAGGGGCGAAAGAGGTGGTGGCAGTGGTGGATGAGGTTGTGTCTCTGGTGTAAATGAGCGTGGCAAGGAAGGCCAGGGTGAAGAAAGATATGAAAGCTAGAAGCCATAGGCGGTTGGAGCTTCCTTGTTTCTGGATATATGGGTGGAGGAGGATGAACTTTGTGTTGCTGGTAGTGTTCTTCATGTTGGAGGGGTGAAGAGgttttgaatgaaaaatatgtgTTGCTTTGGTGTGGTAGAGCTGCAGATTCTGAGCTCTGGGGGAGAAGGTTTGATTTAAATTAGAATAAGGGAGAGTGTGAAGGGAAAATATCATTGAGAGTGACCCTACAATGACCATATCCTTGCTTTGAGGTTGTGTTGTAGAATTGAAAACAATGTTAGAAGTTGTTTTTGGTGTGTTGAATTTGGTTTTTTGCTTGATTTGTGTAGTTGGTATTCTGGAATAAACAATTCCAAATATATGTGTAGTTTAAGTTGTGAAGGATGGTTTATGCTGAAGCAAATAAGGATGAGGAATAAGGAACTGGGGTGGTTGGACTTAAGGTGAGAGAGAAGGTGCAGCGACCCAATATCTAATTACAAACTTTAAGTCGCTTTTCCTTCGTCATATAAACTTTGGTTTCTAAGTCACCCCTTCGGGAACTTATGAAAAAAGTAGCTACCTCTGAAGGGGACTCAGTACCTGCTGCAATTTCTCTCCTTCAAAACCTTCTTCTCACACTTTTTTGTATTTGGTTATATACAACAACGACTTCAAAGTAAAAAGAAAGTGGTAGTGATAACATAACTTGGTGAAAGTGAGAATccgaagaaaagaaaaagaaaaaacgtGCACTTCTTTCTTCAAGCAAGAAGTATTCAACTGTGCAACTACTTCTGACTTGCTGAGACTGTAAAGAGAAAAGGAACCAACGGTCAAAGAAGACTAGTTTTCTAGACACAGCTTTCTTTAGAAAAGCAATGTTTAATTAGTGACAACAATGTAGTGTGTATGCAggtgaaaaaagtattattattagttGCTTGAGGTGAATTAGGTCAATGTATAAATTTTAGTGGtgtaaaaaaatctaaaacttAGAGTTGTATGAGGTTTTATAAGATATGATGTAAAGTCTGTGTTTAAGGCTAATATTTTAGACACAGAACATTTTTCTACCTAAAAGGGTACAAGTTAGTGATAATAATGTAAGTTGGTGGCAATTATTACTTTATAGTTTGAGTTAGTTGTGTGAGCTGAATTGGGTCAATGTCTAAATTTCAGAGTAATGTAAATTTTGTGTTTAAGATGAGTaattttacatatataatttatttaatatatatgacTGGGGCTTAATTTTCACGCTCTATACTTTACCCtttttaacaataattaaataatatatatatatatatataaactttttagtaaaaattaaattaattactatacaatttttttttttaacagtaATTGTTCTCGAATGGGTTTGGGGACCTATAGAACGATTGTTCCTGCTCCAACACTCTTGAAACTCTTTGATGCCTGCTATGCTTCCTTCTCCTTGACCATCTTGCTCCTTAGGCGGAATGATACCTGCAGAAGGCattccaacgctcaagtcagtgggtATCGACCCTCGATTGTCagagtactgtagataatgacatACATTTCTTCTTGAAAtacgtgctatttatattaccttaatggacCTTCACTGTTGGATCAGATTAAGGGGGTTGGTTTACATTTAGGGTTGTGTTAAGCCATCCTTAACCATGAGTTAACCTTGCTAATCTGGTCAACCTATACCAACTTTTTAAAAACTGTAATATCCTGGGTTGACTGAATTAATTATGACACAAACTATCGTTTTTAATTTGCATCATAATTAGAAAGGATTATTATCGTTTTCAAGTATGTTAGGttgattttctttaaaattttaattttatttatttattagtttgACTAGCATCACTGGATTTTTACCAATTTCACAGGTTTTTGACCGCTTTTTTAGttgtttaatcaatttttttagacTGATTTTATGGTTCATTTGAACCACCTACATTCTAGTCCCATTAGTCAGTTTGATCTGATTTTCATATAATAGATAATtcaaattgagtttttttttaattatcgtAATTCAACTTGTGTCGTGGCTAATTTTAttccaattaaaaaataataatttgtatcACGATGaattttattacaattaaaatgtttttttaaaaaatatgttggatataaaattaattatttaacttaAATGTAGTTTTGTTGcttatcttaaaaatattttgtccaTGTAATTGAATTATCGACACTAGGGAAACACAGACGTCtttgtttataataataataataaatatataattaaaatattaaatattataattattattaaaatacaattattatgaaaataattgataaaataaatattttttgttacttataatttattataggTAAGTTTTATGCATATCATTACATAAAGgagatatgtttttttattcgTATATAGTGTCAtcttttatttaaatgttttttctttaaattaaataaaagggAACATATTTTGTTTGTAACTATTTTTGTTctaacttttaattaaaaaattatctttaaataaataaataaatgttttatttaataaaatatgcacaattactttatttaaatataatttgctATCTTTTCCacttaaattatatatacacgtatatatattaaatttaaatcattattttaaattatatatttttaatttatattatttaaattgaaaattgcATATAACATTAATGAGAGCATGTAAACTATTTAATAGAGTTAACAAAATGAGTtatattaataagaataaaattaataacaaattatatatactaaaagtgattttttttaataattagttataGTTATCCATACACAAGTTGTGTTTCTTATAAAGggtttttttatgaaaaaattgaaGATTTATTAACTTATAAATAGTTGAAGATTCTCCACATTACAAACTATATTCATAGTTTAAGTAAATTTTCTGAATTATTCATTTTGTAAAAGATTTTTAGATATATTATATTCCGATTCActattttatttctctatctttCATATTGGTTACATCCAAATATATTTTCGGGTTTATTTTCCAAAACTGTGAGGAAACACTGTCTAAAATGTTCAATCACTAtagggtgtttcttcctgcaccccaacAAATCTCTTCCTGCACTCCATCCTTTTTTTGAAAAAACTGTTTTACTTGTCTTATGGATTTTTCATTCTGAAAACACcatggcaattgcttcctgcaccatagcACTGCACCCGATCTTAGCTGAAAAGACGAA
The sequence above is a segment of the Phaseolus vulgaris cultivar G19833 chromosome 2, P. vulgaris v2.0, whole genome shotgun sequence genome. Coding sequences within it:
- the LOC137810086 gene encoding protein IRX15-LIKE-like, with the translated sequence MVIVGSLSMIFSLHTLPYSNLNQTFSPRAQNLQLYHTKATHIFHSKPLHPSNMKNTTSNTKFILLHPYIQKQGSSNRLWLLAFISFFTLAFLATLIYTRDTTSSTTATTSFAPLSTFTNTPLPSSVINTLLHYASKSNDTYHMSHSDLKTISDVLRKCPSPCNFLVFGLTPETLLWKALNHNGRTVFIDENRYYAAYFEEKHPEIDAYDVQYTTKRSEMKELIASAKEQAGNECRPVQNLLFSECKLGLNDLPNHVYEVDWDVILVDGPRGDWPDAPGRMSPIFTAGVLARSKKSGNPKTHVFVHDFSGKVERVCGNEFLCKENLVETTHSLGHYMLEKMDESSVKYCKNHNHSSGSASSS